The genomic interval AACGGAGCCAATGACATGACCGATTTCACCTGTATAGCTCTGCAATTGCCTTGCAATATGCAGTGTCTGACCGGCAGAAGCCGAAATATTTTTGATTTGTGTGTTCAGTTGTATCATCGCTTGTTCGCCCGATTGTGCGATTTCTAGTGACTGTACCGCTGCGCTCGAAACGGTGGATGAAGATTCCGCAATCTTAACGATTCCCTGCGCAATTTCCTCCATCGCAAGTGCGCTGTCATCTGCACTTTTTTTCTGGGCATGTGCACCCTCAAAAATATGCTGAACTGAACCATTCATCGCCTCGCCCATTTGCAGCATATGATCAGCACTGCTTGCAAAGGATTGTGTAGATGAAACGAGCTGCTCAGACGTCTTTTCAACATTGACAACTACTCCGCGAACTCGCTCATTCAAATGCTCGGACATCGTAAGCATCGCCTTGTATACCGTACCTATTTCATCAACGGATTTGACTGGCTTTGCTCGCAAAATCGCATTCGCTTCCACCAGATCACCTAAAGCCATCTTCTCAGCGCTGGCAGTTACCGTCTCCAAAGGCTGAAGCGAACGACGGACAAACCAGATGATCGCCCCGATTAAAACAAGCGTGATGACTAGCATCATGATATAGAGTGGGATGCTTTCCTTTATGACACTCTTAGCCAGCTGTTGAAATACAGCTGCATCCGTATCAATGCCAATCGCTCCAATCACTGCGCCACTGTCATCTTTCAAAGGTACATAGGCAGACAAGTAAGAACCATATACCGGGTTTTCAATTAGTGGAGAGCTTGCATTTCTTCCAGCAAAAATATGTTCAACCGCCGAAGCCGGCATATCTGTTACTTCATTAATAGGGGAAGCTGAGCTATCATCTTTAGGCAAACCGTCGATCATAATTCTCGGTTCACGATTTTCATCAAAACGAACAAAATAGACGTACCTTGCTCCAATTTGCGATCGGAAATAACTAAGTTCCTCACGAATAGACCAGTATAGCTCTGTTTCCTCAGGCTGCTTGAGAAATTCCGTAAATTCCCCCGACTCAAGCGTGGCCGCATAGCTCTCTGCAATTCGAATATTGTAGCTGTTAATCGCCTCTTCAACTGCAGAATTGGTTTGCACTACTTGTGTTCCTATGTAGCCTCCCGCGATCAATATCATAACTACGGTCATAGCGCATAAAACACGGACAATCAGATGCTTTTTCAATAGCGTTATCATTCGTTCGCTTCCCCTCTGTTCGCTCACTAGCAAGTTATTGCTCTTGAAAGCTTTGCCTGATGAATATGGTTATATTTCTCATCATACCACCGTATTTCGACATTGGGGAAAAATATTACAAAAGGGAAACTAGCGGCCTCTATTAGCTTCCATCCATTTTGCTCCGTAATCAACTAAAGCTTTAACTGGCATGAGCAGCGCGTCCGCATTGCCGACCTTTCCTCTGCGAACATGATCCGTTTCTTTCTCAAAACACTCGCCTAAATGATTAAAATCATCCGTATCAAAATCAACGTCGCGCAGCGCAACCCATTTTTTCTCTCCGTCTACAAGCATCGGTGCTTTATTAATCGTTTCTGCTTTATTTGCATACTCAGCTCGATACTCCGCTAGATGAAGAGTAGTGTTTTTATTATGACCCACGCCCAGCAGCAGCACCCAGCCTTCCAAGTCATAAAGCCTCGCTAACGGAGATTGTTCACTCAGACTGTATTCCAAGCTATGATTTGCAGTTATCCTATCCTTCTGAGAGCCCCACGCTGCAAAAGACACCTGTGGATGATTGCTTCGAACGACGCCATTTTGTTTTCTAAAACATTCATTTATAACTCCCATGTCTAAGCAAGGAGTCAGGTCTATTTCAAAAGCAGGCATTGTATCTCTTATCGGCTGCCACCATGATTCCTTCACTGGCGGGTATCGCCAAATTTCAGGATCAGACAAATCAGGCGTATGCGTTGGCATGACAAGTGTACCTTCGCTTGTCAGACATGACTCTATCGCCAAAATCACCGCAGTCGGCCCGCCGGATACAAATCCGCCAAGCGCCTTCATCGAGGTATGCATCATGATCGTCATTCCAGGTTGTATGCCGAGTTTAATCAAATCCGATTTCAACGTTTCCGATGTTAATAAATCCCCTTGTATTTCTTCCATTTTGAGCCCCACCTTAATATGCTTTATCTTTTATCTCATTAAATAAAATCTCTGGCTGCTGCGCAACTCTATTTAGCTTTCAAAAAAGATACTGCATCCTCCAAACGGTCTGTTTTTAGCGCTAGTTTTTCAGTATTGAATACTAAGATGACTGGAAATTGCTCGATATTAAACATCTTCTTTATATCTAGCACGTTGTTTGGATTGTACGCCATCATGCTGTAGCCGCCCTTAAGCATGATGCTTGCTTCTTTCTCGATCTCATTAATATCAAAAGGCTCTCCCTTACCATCCTCGTATATAACGGTCGTTCGGTAGCTGCCTTTTTTGCTTGCCAACAAGCCTGCTCTCTTAAAAAGCTGCTCATTAGACATCGATAAAACAATGAGCTCATCCGGCGTATCCGTAATCTTCTCCGTACGCGAGGGATTGATCTGAACCATCTGTCCTTGCTTCAAGTCCTCCCACTTCAGCTTATCGCCTGCTTCATTGTTTATTCTGGTACTTGGAAGCACGAGGGCCTCATATTCTACGCCCCAATCTTCTATAGCTGGACCCGGCTCATCGCGCTTCGTCCACTCGGAAATATCGAATACGATTTTTTTCTCCTGCTCGTTCAAACCATTAATAAAACCAATCATTTGGTCATCACGGTAATGACCATACGGCTTACTGCTGCAGCCAGCCAGGAGCATCCCTACTGTCAAAAATAAGATGAGGCCTGCACTCGTCCATCGTTTCATCATACCCCCCCTTTCAACTAATAACGAGCATCACGATTTAAATGTTCCGGTATTTTACAATTCACTAACAGTGCATGCCTATCCTTTAATGCTAGCGATCTACAATTTATTATTAATTTCAAAACATTCCTCGAACATTCTAAATCTACACTAAATGGAGAACATGGATGTGAAAGGATGATAGGGAATGAACATGCAAGAAGGCAAGCTTA from Paenibacillus sp. FSL K6-3182 carries:
- a CDS encoding methyl-accepting chemotaxis protein, giving the protein MITLLKKHLIVRVLCAMTVVMILIAGGYIGTQVVQTNSAVEEAINSYNIRIAESYAATLESGEFTEFLKQPEETELYWSIREELSYFRSQIGARYVYFVRFDENREPRIMIDGLPKDDSSASPINEVTDMPASAVEHIFAGRNASSPLIENPVYGSYLSAYVPLKDDSGAVIGAIGIDTDAAVFQQLAKSVIKESIPLYIMMLVITLVLIGAIIWFVRRSLQPLETVTASAEKMALGDLVEANAILRAKPVKSVDEIGTVYKAMLTMSEHLNERVRGVVVNVEKTSEQLVSSTQSFASSADHMLQMGEAMNGSVQHIFEGAHAQKKSADDSALAMEEIAQGIVKIAESSSTVSSAAVQSLEIAQSGEQAMIQLNTQIKNISASAGQTLHIARQLQSYTGEIGHVIGSVRDFASQTKLLALNASIEAARAGEHGTGFMVVAKEVSKLAEASASSVQQISLLLGNIEIESGKISEEMEKASKDIEDGVSLSGEAAESFLHAVESFRLVSEQIMEVSVTTEQLTAGSEEVAATVSSIAHIARDVSDQTEQIQMLTAQQLDMMKQVHEVSVVLSSNTMDMRQAIAQVNV
- a CDS encoding AAC(3) family N-acetyltransferase — its product is MEEIQGDLLTSETLKSDLIKLGIQPGMTIMMHTSMKALGGFVSGGPTAVILAIESCLTSEGTLVMPTHTPDLSDPEIWRYPPVKESWWQPIRDTMPAFEIDLTPCLDMGVINECFRKQNGVVRSNHPQVSFAAWGSQKDRITANHSLEYSLSEQSPLARLYDLEGWVLLLGVGHNKNTTLHLAEYRAEYANKAETINKAPMLVDGEKKWVALRDVDFDTDDFNHLGECFEKETDHVRRGKVGNADALLMPVKALVDYGAKWMEANRGR